One Deinococcus ruber DNA window includes the following coding sequences:
- a CDS encoding glycoside hydrolase family 2 protein, giving the protein MYPRPLLKRAHWRSLDGSWQFAYSAATEAQHVTFDQSIEVPYAPETPRSGVHDESFHAAMWYRQTFTLSADDLPGEHERLLLHFGAVDWACRVWINGQPAAEHQGGYTPFELDVTPLLEDADLTIAVRVEDDPHDLHQPRGKQDWQAEPHVIWYPRTSGIWQSVWLEKVPAVRLHHLRCTPDLPNFALKLDVETTATAAPVLLRSTVTWRGQVMFEGTTRLSSTHAALTLNLPDPGFNDLRVDYLWSPEHPQLLGLTLEVCSDDGSVLDTVQSYTAMRSVEVSHGRFQLNGHPYPLRLVLDQGYWKGGGLSATDEELRRDVELTKQLGFNGARKHQKIEDPRYLYWADTLGLLVWEELPSAYAYSPRSVERLTQTWTAAIHRDASHPCIVAWVPFNESWGVTDLARDKRHRDLVKALYHLTHALDGSRPVIGNDGWEHTVTDIFSIHDYTADSDIIRERYTTAQGLQHALESFWPAGRQLALSDYTQQGQPIMLTEFGGIAYFTDGGEGWGYSTANDAQSFLESYQALLAGVHDAHLLSGFCYTQLTDTYQERNGLLDMDRRPKANLSALAAATLGQPAEHTPSLDADGYNARWRQVQAAGEQP; this is encoded by the coding sequence ATGTATCCCCGACCCCTGCTCAAACGTGCCCACTGGCGCAGTCTCGACGGTTCCTGGCAGTTCGCGTACTCGGCGGCGACAGAAGCCCAGCACGTGACCTTCGATCAGAGCATCGAGGTGCCGTACGCACCCGAAACGCCCCGCAGCGGCGTGCACGACGAGAGCTTTCATGCGGCGATGTGGTACCGGCAGACCTTCACGCTCAGCGCCGACGACCTGCCGGGCGAGCACGAACGCCTGCTGCTGCACTTCGGGGCTGTGGACTGGGCGTGCCGGGTCTGGATCAACGGTCAGCCTGCCGCCGAGCACCAGGGCGGTTACACTCCCTTTGAACTGGACGTGACGCCGCTGCTGGAGGACGCGGACCTGACCATCGCTGTGCGCGTGGAAGACGATCCGCACGACCTGCACCAGCCACGCGGTAAGCAGGACTGGCAGGCCGAGCCGCACGTGATCTGGTATCCGCGCACGAGTGGCATCTGGCAGAGCGTGTGGCTGGAAAAGGTGCCCGCCGTGCGCCTGCATCATCTGCGCTGCACGCCCGACCTGCCCAACTTCGCACTGAAGCTGGATGTGGAAACGACTGCAACCGCCGCACCCGTCCTGCTTCGGAGCACCGTGACGTGGCGCGGTCAGGTGATGTTCGAGGGCACGACCCGCCTGAGCAGCACCCACGCGGCGCTGACACTCAATCTGCCCGACCCCGGCTTCAACGATCTGCGCGTCGATTACCTGTGGTCGCCCGAACATCCGCAACTGCTCGGCCTGACGCTGGAAGTGTGCAGCGACGATGGCAGCGTGCTCGATACCGTGCAGAGCTATACGGCGATGCGCTCGGTCGAGGTCAGCCACGGCAGATTTCAGCTCAACGGCCACCCGTATCCGCTGCGGCTGGTGCTCGATCAGGGCTACTGGAAGGGCGGCGGCCTGAGCGCCACCGACGAAGAGTTGCGGCGCGACGTGGAACTGACCAAGCAGCTCGGCTTCAACGGTGCACGCAAGCACCAGAAGATCGAGGACCCGCGCTACCTGTACTGGGCCGACACCCTGGGCCTGCTGGTGTGGGAAGAGCTGCCCAGCGCCTACGCCTACTCGCCGCGCAGCGTGGAGCGCCTGACCCAGACCTGGACGGCAGCTATCCACCGCGACGCCTCGCACCCGTGCATCGTGGCGTGGGTGCCGTTCAACGAGTCGTGGGGCGTGACCGATCTGGCCCGCGACAAGCGGCACCGCGACCTCGTGAAGGCGCTGTACCACCTGACGCACGCCCTCGACGGCAGCCGCCCGGTTATCGGAAACGACGGCTGGGAACATACCGTCACCGACATCTTCAGCATTCACGACTACACCGCCGACTCGGACATCATCAGAGAGCGCTATACCACCGCGCAGGGCCTGCAACACGCGCTGGAGAGCTTCTGGCCCGCCGGAAGGCAGCTGGCGCTGTCGGACTACACCCAGCAGGGCCAGCCGATCATGCTGACCGAGTTCGGCGGCATCGCGTACTTCACCGACGGCGGCGAGGGTTGGGGCTACAGCACCGCCAACGACGCCCAGAGTTTTCTGGAAAGTTATCAGGCGCTGCTGGCAGGTGTCCACGACGCGCATCTGCTGTCGGGCTTCTGCTACACCCAGCTCACCGACACCTATCAGGAGCGAAATGGGCTGCTCGACATGGACCGCCGCCCCAAGGCCAACCTGAGCGCCCTGGCCGCCGCCACGCTGGGCCAGCCTGCCGAGCATACGCCCAGCCTCGACGCCGACGGCTACAACGCCCGCTGGCGGCAGGTTCAAGCGGCAGGCGAGCAGCCGTGA
- a CDS encoding glycoside hydrolase family 43 protein, with product MKFSFSRSRALLAALLTSGILLLPSGTLAGGSGAPVAAATFKNPVLDINFPDPFILKAGNVYHAYATNGVNGNVQHAESRDLTHWKVVADALPTLPDWAQPGLTWAPEVSHLGGKYQLYFTARDLDSDKQCVGVAVSGSPAGPFTPAGRGPIVCQASEGGSIDPSPFVDSGGAAYLLWKNDGNCCGLPTHVYLQKLSADGLHLTGKPTILIQNDQAWEGSVVEAPTLHKQGGVYYLLYSGGAYDSSGYAVGYATSTKVGGPYRQAAENPVLVSRGMVAGPGHQSVFSDAGGQTWLVYHAWTNGLIGDSLGYRSMRLDRVTFSSGKVKVSGPTTTPQPAPRP from the coding sequence GTGAAGTTCAGCTTCAGCAGGAGCCGGGCGCTGCTGGCGGCGCTCCTGACCTCCGGAATACTGCTGCTGCCCTCCGGAACCCTGGCGGGCGGCTCCGGTGCGCCTGTGGCCGCTGCCACCTTCAAGAACCCGGTGCTGGACATCAATTTCCCCGATCCCTTCATCCTGAAGGCCGGAAACGTCTATCACGCGTATGCCACCAACGGCGTGAACGGCAACGTGCAGCACGCCGAGAGCCGCGACCTGACCCACTGGAAGGTGGTGGCCGACGCCCTGCCGACCCTGCCCGACTGGGCGCAGCCGGGACTGACGTGGGCACCTGAAGTCTCGCATCTGGGCGGAAAGTATCAGCTGTATTTCACCGCCCGCGACCTCGACAGCGACAAGCAGTGCGTCGGCGTGGCGGTATCGGGCAGTCCGGCAGGCCCGTTTACTCCGGCGGGCCGTGGCCCCATCGTGTGCCAGGCCAGCGAGGGCGGCAGCATCGACCCCAGTCCCTTCGTGGACAGCGGCGGCGCGGCCTACCTGCTGTGGAAGAACGACGGCAACTGCTGCGGGCTGCCCACCCATGTGTATCTTCAGAAGCTCAGCGCCGACGGCCTGCATCTGACCGGCAAGCCGACCATTCTGATTCAGAACGATCAGGCGTGGGAAGGCAGCGTGGTGGAAGCCCCGACGCTGCACAAGCAGGGCGGCGTGTATTACCTGCTGTACTCGGGCGGGGCCTACGACAGCAGCGGCTACGCGGTGGGCTACGCGACCAGTACGAAGGTGGGCGGGCCATACCGTCAGGCCGCCGAAAATCCGGTGCTGGTCAGCCGGGGCATGGTGGCCGGGCCGGGGCATCAGTCGGTGTTCAGCGACGCGGGCGGGCAGACGTGGCTGGTGTATCACGCCTGGACCAACGGACTGATCGGCGACTCGCTGGGCTACCGCAGCATGCGGCTCGACCGCGTGACGTTCAGCAGCGGTAAGGTCAAGGTAAGTGGCCCCACCACCACGCCTCAGCCCGCACCCAGACCCTGA
- a CDS encoding M23 family metallopeptidase — protein sequence MRVLFTLALLFGVTYVAAAPLCQPEPRESPAREAEWNADIARLPALSRSLPARPDTRLLMPVAGVRVSQVADTWNAARPGNLKHAGQDIFAPRGTPVRSATSGVVWLTGSSARGGTWVYVLGAGGRRYYYAHLLRIASGLHEGQRVTTTTVLGQVGTTGDAETTPPHLHFAVFDRYDRTAPCRFPALDPLPLLKNR from the coding sequence ATGCGCGTCCTGTTCACCCTTGCGCTGTTGTTCGGTGTGACGTACGTTGCTGCTGCCCCGCTGTGCCAGCCAGAACCCCGTGAAAGCCCCGCCCGTGAGGCCGAGTGGAACGCCGACATTGCGCGGCTACCCGCCCTGTCGCGCTCGCTGCCCGCACGCCCCGACACCCGCCTGCTGATGCCGGTGGCGGGCGTGCGGGTGTCACAGGTGGCCGACACCTGGAATGCGGCGCGTCCGGGCAACCTGAAACATGCCGGGCAGGATATCTTCGCGCCGCGTGGTACGCCTGTGCGCTCTGCCACCAGCGGCGTGGTCTGGCTGACCGGCTCCAGCGCTCGCGGCGGCACCTGGGTCTATGTACTGGGTGCGGGCGGGCGACGCTACTACTACGCCCATCTGCTACGAATTGCCAGCGGCCTGCACGAAGGCCAGCGGGTCACGACCACCACCGTGCTGGGGCAGGTCGGCACCACCGGAGACGCCGAGACGACGCCTCCGCACCTGCACTTCGCGGTGTTCGACCGCTATGATCGCACCGCGCCCTGCCGCTTTCCCGCCCTCGATCCGCTGCCGCTGCTGAAAAACCGCTGA
- a CDS encoding SDR family NAD(P)-dependent oxidoreductase gives MNIDLRGHLALVTGGTGQLGRAMCRTLAGCGADVAVHYHRDAAKAEELTAEMQAQGVRAMAIQGDVTAEADIRAMRDAVTAQLGAPDILVNNAVIQYAWTTVLEQDIAAYEGQFRSSVLQNVLMAQAFVPAMIARGGGRIIGINTECAMQNAPTQSAYVAGKRGMDGVLRVLAREIGPHQITVNQVAPGWMISENVPDDEQAAAYREGVPLLRRGTAQDIANMVAFLASDLAAFVSGQYISVSGGNVMPTI, from the coding sequence ATGAACATCGATCTGCGCGGCCATCTGGCACTCGTGACCGGGGGAACAGGACAGCTTGGGCGGGCGATGTGCCGCACGCTGGCGGGCTGCGGAGCCGATGTGGCGGTGCATTATCACCGCGACGCGGCAAAGGCCGAGGAACTGACCGCCGAGATGCAGGCGCAGGGTGTGCGGGCGATGGCGATTCAGGGCGACGTGACCGCCGAAGCCGACATCCGGGCGATGCGTGACGCCGTCACCGCTCAGCTCGGTGCGCCCGACATTCTGGTCAATAACGCTGTCATCCAGTACGCCTGGACGACGGTGCTGGAACAGGACATCGCAGCCTACGAGGGCCAGTTTCGTTCCAGCGTGCTGCAAAACGTGCTGATGGCGCAGGCGTTCGTGCCCGCCATGATTGCGCGGGGCGGAGGGCGCATCATCGGCATCAATACCGAGTGCGCCATGCAGAACGCCCCGACTCAGAGTGCCTACGTGGCGGGCAAGCGCGGCATGGACGGCGTGCTGCGCGTGCTGGCCCGCGAGATCGGGCCACACCAGATCACCGTGAATCAGGTGGCCCCCGGCTGGATGATCAGCGAGAACGTGCCAGACGACGAGCAGGCCGCTGCCTACCGTGAAGGCGTTCCGCTGCTGCGGCGCGGCACAGCCCAGGACATCGCCAACATGGTCGCGTTCCTGGCCTCCGATCTGGCGGCCTTCGTGTCGGGGCAATACATTTCGGTGTCGGGTGGAAATGTCATGCCCACCATCTGA
- a CDS encoding DUF790 family protein — translation MLPTELLMFSFRAGLVLPKVLKPSPTNLSLISQLVGLFESHVGHRRFELEAELRALEAGRQDYRVIRGLAHILLTDHSEFEAGGSVEPLVVRQQVFALAQEHPPGRHHRAEVLAQAAQRLGSDPQALTEALYADLPDQQTLMSFEAPEARTLLDRFNLAQAQGQLYRAYNVIITARRNEPARYKQLLKYTKFFGLMVTVEGDADTGFTLTMDGPTSLFGSTTRYGLSLAKFLPALLHVTKWDLSAAVKPRHLPWIDSKDEEWSFQLSSDDGYVSHYPEPKEHDSALESGFAERFAKLDTPWTLEREVDLLPIPGGVIIPDFRLLHEDGRSVLVEIVGYWRPEYLTRKFAALKRSGRTDLIVAVSERLNVEKAGVKLGALEDHVIVFKGVLDPKRVLELAERLAQG, via the coding sequence ATGCTCCCGACTGAGCTGCTGATGTTCAGTTTCCGGGCAGGTCTGGTGCTGCCCAAGGTGCTGAAGCCCTCGCCCACCAATCTGTCGCTGATCTCGCAGCTGGTGGGCCTGTTCGAATCGCACGTGGGCCACCGCCGTTTCGAGCTGGAAGCCGAACTCAGGGCGCTGGAGGCGGGGCGGCAGGATTACCGGGTGATACGCGGTCTGGCGCACATCCTGCTGACCGATCACAGCGAATTCGAGGCAGGCGGCAGCGTCGAACCCCTGGTGGTGCGTCAGCAGGTGTTCGCGCTTGCCCAGGAGCACCCGCCCGGACGCCATCACCGCGCCGAGGTGCTGGCGCAGGCCGCGCAACGTCTGGGCAGCGATCCACAGGCGCTGACAGAGGCGCTGTACGCCGACCTGCCCGATCAGCAGACGCTGATGAGCTTCGAAGCTCCGGAAGCCCGTACCCTGCTCGACCGCTTCAATCTGGCGCAGGCGCAGGGGCAGCTGTACCGCGCGTATAACGTCATCATCACGGCGCGGCGCAACGAACCGGCCCGTTACAAGCAGCTGCTGAAGTACACCAAGTTCTTCGGACTGATGGTGACGGTGGAGGGCGACGCCGACACCGGATTCACGCTGACGATGGACGGGCCGACCAGTCTGTTCGGCAGCACCACCCGCTACGGCCTGAGCCTCGCCAAGTTCCTTCCGGCGCTGCTGCACGTCACGAAATGGGACCTGAGCGCTGCCGTCAAGCCGCGTCATCTGCCCTGGATCGACAGCAAAGACGAGGAGTGGTCGTTTCAGCTCAGCAGCGACGACGGCTATGTCAGCCATTACCCCGAGCCGAAAGAACATGACAGCGCCCTGGAATCGGGGTTTGCCGAGCGCTTTGCCAAACTCGATACGCCCTGGACGCTGGAACGCGAGGTCGATCTGCTGCCGATTCCCGGCGGCGTCATCATTCCCGATTTCCGGCTGCTGCACGAAGACGGGCGCAGCGTGCTGGTCGAGATCGTGGGGTACTGGCGGCCCGAGTACCTGACGCGCAAGTTCGCCGCCCTGAAGCGCTCGGGCCGCACAGACCTGATCGTGGCGGTGAGCGAGCGGCTGAACGTGGAGAAGGCAGGCGTGAAGCTGGGGGCGCTGGAAGACCACGTGATCGTGTTCAAGGGCGTGCTCGACCCGAAACGGGTGCTGGAGCTGGCCGAGCGACTGGCACAGGGCTGA
- a CDS encoding DEAD/DEAH box helicase — MRPVAATLKHDRGTLLLRQVPDAVAELFSWDARAQMWRAPGQRYREVMERLRAADASIQDEAAEFGKLEMVVSREIAPYPHQREALAAWKAAGRRGVVVLPTGAGKTLVAQLAMRDTPRSTLITVPTIDLLEQWYTGLLAMFPDVNVGMLGGGSHDETPILVSTYDSAAIHAETLANRYALLICDEVHHLPSDFTRVIAEYSLAPYRLGLTATPGRSDGREVDLDTLIGPVVYSKSPAELKGGALADYREVRIMVRLSPHEQAHYDTLIAERNAFLTTAGIQLGSPDGWTKFVLSSGSPAGRRAMLAHREARSLAYGTEGKLRVLDELLNQHPEARMLIFTDDNAMVYRVSREFLLPAITHQTPVKERHELLTHFRSGQYRRMVTSRVLNEGIDVPEASIAVILSGTATEREQIQRLGRILRKGEGKQAILYEVVTEGTSEERVSKQRRGEWKPRSAPVWEDVNAPD, encoded by the coding sequence ATGCGACCTGTGGCCGCCACACTGAAACACGACCGTGGAACGCTGCTGCTGCGGCAGGTGCCAGATGCCGTTGCAGAGCTGTTCAGCTGGGACGCCCGCGCCCAGATGTGGCGTGCGCCCGGCCAGCGCTACCGCGAGGTGATGGAGCGCCTGCGAGCCGCCGACGCGAGCATTCAGGACGAGGCTGCCGAGTTTGGCAAGCTGGAGATGGTGGTCAGCCGCGAGATTGCGCCGTATCCGCACCAGCGTGAAGCTCTGGCAGCGTGGAAGGCGGCAGGACGGCGAGGTGTGGTGGTTCTGCCCACCGGAGCGGGCAAGACGCTGGTGGCGCAGCTGGCCATGAGAGACACGCCGCGCAGCACGCTCATCACGGTGCCGACCATCGATCTGCTGGAGCAGTGGTACACGGGCCTGCTCGCCATGTTTCCCGATGTGAATGTGGGCATGCTCGGCGGCGGCAGCCACGACGAGACGCCGATTCTGGTGAGCACCTACGACTCGGCGGCCATTCATGCCGAGACGCTGGCAAACCGCTATGCCCTGCTGATCTGCGACGAAGTGCATCATCTGCCGAGCGACTTCACGCGGGTAATTGCCGAGTATTCGCTGGCCCCGTACCGCCTGGGTCTGACCGCCACGCCGGGCCGCAGCGACGGGCGCGAGGTCGATCTGGATACCCTGATCGGGCCGGTGGTGTACAGCAAATCTCCGGCAGAACTGAAGGGCGGGGCGCTGGCCGACTACCGCGAAGTCAGGATCATGGTGCGCCTCAGCCCGCACGAGCAGGCCCACTACGACACGCTGATCGCGGAGCGCAATGCCTTTCTGACCACCGCTGGCATCCAGCTCGGCTCTCCCGACGGCTGGACCAAATTCGTACTCAGCAGCGGCTCTCCGGCGGGGCGGCGGGCGATGCTGGCGCACCGGGAGGCGAGATCGCTGGCCTACGGCACCGAGGGCAAGCTGCGGGTGCTCGATGAACTGCTGAACCAGCACCCCGAGGCCCGCATGCTGATCTTTACCGACGACAATGCGATGGTTTACCGGGTCAGCCGTGAATTTCTGTTGCCTGCCATCACACACCAGACGCCCGTGAAGGAGCGGCACGAACTGCTGACACACTTCCGCAGCGGGCAGTATCGCCGCATGGTCACGAGCCGGGTGCTGAACGAGGGCATCGACGTGCCGGAAGCGAGTATCGCGGTGATTCTGTCGGGGACGGCCACCGAGCGCGAGCAGATTCAGCGGCTGGGCAGAATTCTGCGAAAAGGCGAGGGTAAGCAGGCGATTCTGTACGAGGTGGTGACGGAAGGCACGTCGGAAGAACGCGTGAGTAAGCAGCGGCGGGGCGAATGGAAACCCCGCAGCGCTCCCGTCTGGGAGGACGTGAATGCTCCCGACTGA
- a CDS encoding TetR/AcrR family transcriptional regulator → MPRYPHDQREQTRGRIVAAAAQASLEGGLGSVSVQSVMQRAGLTHGGFYAHFESREALLQEALQSAARRKLDALLAHAQIQPNPLEAFVRGYLSRLHRDDPAGGCLLPGLSAEGARAGDELRDVLDSSFQVFCEAVAVLGPWLSAAQVQTLVSSMVGAVMLSRTLSDRAQSDALLLNVRQTLLALVLPPEHTG, encoded by the coding sequence ATGCCCCGGTATCCGCACGATCAGCGCGAACAGACGCGGGGCCGCATCGTGGCGGCGGCGGCCCAGGCGTCGCTGGAAGGCGGTCTGGGAAGCGTCAGCGTGCAGTCGGTGATGCAGCGAGCAGGCCTGACCCACGGCGGATTCTATGCCCATTTTGAGAGCCGTGAGGCGCTGCTTCAGGAGGCCTTGCAGAGCGCAGCCCGCCGCAAGCTGGACGCACTACTGGCCCATGCCCAGATCCAGCCGAACCCGCTAGAGGCCTTCGTGCGGGGGTATCTCAGCCGCCTGCACCGCGACGACCCGGCGGGGGGCTGCCTGCTGCCGGGCCTGAGTGCCGAGGGTGCGCGGGCAGGCGATGAGCTGCGGGACGTTCTGGACAGCAGTTTTCAGGTCTTTTGCGAGGCGGTCGCTGTGCTGGGGCCGTGGCTGAGTGCGGCTCAGGTGCAGACGCTGGTGAGCAGCATGGTCGGCGCAGTGATGCTGTCGCGCACCCTCTCCGACCGCGCCCAGAGCGACGCGCTGCTGTTGAATGTGCGTCAGACATTGTTGGCACTTGTCCTGCCGCCTGAACACACCGGCTGA
- a CDS encoding hotdog fold thioesterase, with translation MSAPNLKQMGDTTGTLIEHLGMTFSEASGQRVVAHMPVERRVQQPMGLLHGGASVALAETVASLGASLNVAERGMVAVGLEINANHLRGVSGGSVTATGTPIFQGRSTEVWQIELVDERGKLVCTSRCTLAIIPAPAAPPTPG, from the coding sequence GTGAGTGCGCCCAACCTGAAGCAGATGGGCGACACCACCGGCACGCTGATTGAGCATCTGGGCATGACCTTTTCGGAGGCGAGCGGGCAACGGGTGGTGGCCCATATGCCGGTCGAGCGCCGGGTGCAGCAGCCGATGGGCCTGCTGCACGGCGGCGCGAGCGTGGCGTTGGCCGAGACGGTCGCCAGCCTGGGCGCGTCGCTGAACGTAGCGGAGCGCGGCATGGTGGCGGTTGGCTTGGAAATCAACGCCAACCACCTGCGCGGCGTGTCGGGCGGCAGCGTCACAGCCACGGGCACACCGATCTTTCAGGGACGCAGCACCGAGGTCTGGCAGATAGAACTGGTTGATGAGCGCGGAAAGCTGGTGTGCACGTCGCGCTGCACGCTGGCGATCATTCCTGCACCTGCTGCGCCGCCCACCCCCGGCTGA
- a CDS encoding PaaI family thioesterase, whose protein sequence is MTQQPALQHSNLRQRNETTEHPDRTRTYRWEDPLVGAEAARQMSGLEYLKAIARGEYPPPPIGQTMGFSVPSEDDVHKGRVIFRLRPEEFHYNPIGSVHGGVFATLLDSALGCAIHTMLPAGVGYTTLELKVNYLRPLKSGMGEVQAVGEVLSVSRQVATAQAQVLDERGKLYAHATTTCLILRPERAL, encoded by the coding sequence ATGACGCAGCAGCCCGCGCTTCAGCACAGCAACCTTCGGCAGAGGAACGAAACCACCGAGCACCCCGACCGAACCCGCACCTACCGCTGGGAAGATCCGCTGGTCGGGGCCGAGGCCGCCCGGCAGATGAGCGGCCTGGAGTATCTGAAGGCCATCGCACGCGGCGAGTATCCGCCGCCCCCCATCGGGCAGACGATGGGATTCAGCGTGCCCAGCGAAGACGATGTGCACAAGGGCCGCGTGATCTTTCGTCTGCGACCCGAGGAATTTCATTACAACCCGATTGGCAGCGTTCACGGCGGCGTGTTTGCGACCCTGCTCGATTCTGCGCTGGGCTGCGCCATTCACACCATGCTGCCCGCCGGAGTCGGATACACCACCCTGGAACTGAAGGTGAATTATCTGCGCCCGCTGAAGAGCGGCATGGGCGAAGTGCAGGCGGTAGGCGAGGTGCTGAGCGTGTCGCGGCAGGTCGCCACCGCGCAGGCACAGGTGCTGGACGAGCGCGGCAAGCTGTACGCGCACGCCACCACCACCTGTCTGATTCTGCGCCCGGAGCGTGCCCTGTGA
- a CDS encoding FAD:protein FMN transferase, whose product MKLLSPSLPPLLRLRRLFVRGSALTRSTEYVQGVLGTSLEIQVLAHSQTEGQAAIRAALNEIERLEHVFSRFDPHSELNRWLSDLSLRPSEELSSLLRRAEEWRSLTGGAFHPGSEALTQLWRDAEQQTLSPENAAPGPDEAALSRVLERLNSPVWSEEDSWRPALPLNLNAFAKGYIVDRAAQAAYSVLQPGSAAEVLVNIGGDLRHIAAPNRGPGIGGVPVNVMNPRTPYDNAAPLTQIQLQGQGLATSGGAFRGFVIGGTRASHVLDPRSGRPVEHVISASVLAPTCADADALATAFSVLGPSESLALAEQLPGVSCLLVLADGQQQRSREFPPPSLAADQSLTSD is encoded by the coding sequence ATGAAGCTCCTCTCCCCTTCCCTCCCTCCTCTGCTTCGTCTCAGACGCCTGTTCGTGCGCGGTTCAGCCCTGACGCGCTCCACCGAGTACGTTCAGGGCGTGCTGGGCACCTCACTCGAAATTCAGGTGCTGGCCCACTCGCAGACCGAAGGGCAGGCAGCAATCCGGGCGGCGCTGAACGAAATTGAACGCCTGGAACACGTTTTCAGCCGCTTCGATCCGCACAGCGAATTAAACCGCTGGCTCTCCGATCTTTCGCTGCGTCCCTCTGAGGAACTCTCGTCGCTGCTGCGGCGGGCCGAGGAGTGGCGAAGCCTGACCGGCGGCGCGTTTCACCCCGGCAGCGAGGCACTGACTCAGCTGTGGCGCGACGCCGAACAGCAGACTCTCTCACCAGAAAACGCTGCGCCAGGGCCAGATGAAGCGGCCCTCTCGCGGGTGCTGGAACGCCTGAACTCGCCCGTCTGGAGCGAGGAAGACAGCTGGCGTCCGGCGCTGCCGCTGAACCTGAACGCCTTTGCCAAGGGATACATCGTGGACAGGGCGGCACAGGCGGCTTACAGCGTGTTGCAGCCGGGCAGCGCAGCAGAGGTGCTGGTCAATATCGGCGGCGATCTGCGGCATATCGCCGCGCCCAACCGGGGGCCGGGAATCGGGGGCGTCCCAGTGAACGTGATGAACCCGCGGACCCCTTACGACAATGCCGCGCCGCTCACGCAGATTCAACTTCAGGGGCAGGGGCTGGCAACCAGCGGGGGCGCGTTCCGGGGCTTCGTCATCGGGGGAACCCGCGCTTCGCACGTCCTCGATCCCCGCAGCGGGCGACCGGTCGAGCATGTGATCAGCGCGTCGGTTCTGGCCCCCACCTGCGCCGATGCCGACGCGCTCGCCACTGCCTTCAGCGTGCTTGGCCCGTCCGAAAGTCTGGCGCTGGCCGAGCAGCTTCCGGGCGTGTCGTGTCTACTGGTGCTGGCAGATGGTCAGCAGCAGCGCAGCCGGGAATTCCCTCCCCCGTCTCTGGCGGCAGATCAGTCGTTAACCTCAGATTAA
- a CDS encoding DUF2271 domain-containing protein: protein MRHTIKNGIITRRGFLTRSVAATLTLALGSKLSLAATAVRPKVAAANELAVTFTTSPSGFGRIQRPYVAVWIENASGTPIRTLSLWMLSPPRGTRYLDELRRWYSGATTDPALVPTTTSPTPNPGSYTVVWDGKDDKGSVVDQGEYYVCVESAREHGPYSLVREKVTLGTALFKKTLGSNAELKDVGVEFRKHA from the coding sequence ATGCGACACACCATCAAAAACGGCATCATCACCCGGCGCGGCTTTCTGACCCGCAGCGTCGCCGCTACGCTTACCCTGGCGCTGGGCAGCAAACTCAGTCTGGCCGCCACGGCTGTCCGCCCCAAAGTCGCCGCCGCCAACGAACTGGCCGTCACCTTCACCACCTCCCCCAGCGGCTTCGGACGTATTCAGCGCCCCTACGTCGCCGTCTGGATCGAAAATGCCAGCGGCACCCCCATCCGCACCCTCAGCCTGTGGATGCTCTCGCCCCCACGCGGCACCCGCTACCTCGACGAACTGCGCCGCTGGTATAGCGGAGCCACCACCGACCCGGCCCTGGTGCCCACCACCACCAGCCCGACGCCCAATCCGGGCAGCTACACCGTCGTCTGGGACGGTAAGGACGACAAGGGCAGCGTGGTCGATCAGGGCGAGTACTACGTGTGTGTCGAATCGGCCCGCGAACACGGCCCCTACAGCCTGGTGCGCGAAAAGGTCACGCTCGGCACGGCGCTCTTCAAGAAGACCCTGGGGTCGAATGCCGAACTGAAGGATGTGGGCGTTGAGTTCCGCAAGCACGCCTGA